A window of the Arenibacter algicola genome harbors these coding sequences:
- a CDS encoding 3-hydroxyacyl-CoA dehydrogenase/enoyl-CoA hydratase family protein, whose product MNKHIKKVAVIGSGIMGSGIACHFANIGVEVLLLDIIPRELNDKEKANGLTLVDKVVRNRLVNDSLAAALKSKPSPIYHQNFAQRISTGNLEDDISKVGQVDWIIEVVVERLDIKKIVFEKLDKHRKPGTLITSNTSGIPIKFMSEGRSEDFQKHFCGTHFFNPARYLKLFEIIPGPKTSPEVLDFLNGYGEQFLGKTSVIAKDTPAFIGNRIGTFSIMSLFHAVKEMDLTVEEIDKLSGPVIGRPKSATFRTVDVVGLDTLVHVANGIAENCKDDERREQFTLPDFIGKMMENKWFGSKTGQGFYKKEGREILALDLNTMEYRPSKKASFATLELTKSIENVIDRFKVLVTGKDKAGAFYRKSFSSLFEYASNRIPEITEELYKIDDAMKAGFAWGHGPFQIWDAIGVEKGIEMMKAEGFQPAAWVTEMISSGNKSFYTIKDGATYFYDIPKKAMAKIPGQDSFIILDNIRKSNEVWKNSGVVIEDLGDGILNVEFQSKMNTIGGDVLAGLNKAIDLAEKDFQGLVVGNQAPNFSVGANIGMIFMMAVEQEYDELNMAIKMFQDTMMRMRYSSIPTVSAPHGMTLGGGCELSLHADKVVAAAETYMGLVEFGVGVIPGGGGSKEMALRASDTFRKNDVELNVLQEYFLTIGMAKVSTSAYEAYDMGVLEKGKDIVVVNKDRQIATAKAYAKLMAEQGYTQPPKRKDVKVLGKQALGMFLVGTDAMEDSNYISEHDHKIANKLAYVMAGGDLSEPTLVTEQYLLDLEREAFLSLCTERKTLERIQHMLKTGKPLRN is encoded by the coding sequence ATGAACAAACACATTAAAAAAGTAGCAGTTATTGGTTCTGGTATAATGGGAAGCGGCATAGCCTGCCATTTCGCCAACATAGGAGTGGAGGTATTGCTCTTGGATATTATACCACGGGAACTCAATGATAAAGAAAAAGCAAATGGCCTTACCCTAGTGGATAAGGTAGTTAGAAATAGATTGGTAAACGATTCCTTGGCCGCTGCATTAAAATCCAAACCCTCCCCTATTTATCATCAAAATTTTGCCCAAAGAATCTCGACCGGGAATCTTGAGGACGACATTTCCAAAGTTGGACAGGTAGATTGGATCATTGAAGTGGTAGTAGAACGTCTGGATATCAAAAAAATAGTTTTTGAAAAACTGGACAAGCACAGAAAGCCGGGCACTTTAATTACTTCCAACACCTCGGGCATTCCCATAAAATTTATGAGTGAGGGAAGAAGTGAAGATTTCCAAAAACATTTCTGCGGAACACACTTTTTTAATCCGGCCCGATACTTAAAGCTTTTTGAAATAATTCCTGGACCCAAAACTTCTCCCGAAGTATTGGATTTCTTAAATGGCTATGGGGAACAGTTTTTAGGCAAGACCTCGGTGATAGCCAAAGATACTCCTGCGTTTATTGGTAATAGAATAGGTACCTTTAGCATAATGAGTTTGTTCCATGCCGTAAAGGAGATGGACCTTACCGTTGAGGAAATAGATAAACTTTCAGGACCGGTAATAGGTAGACCAAAATCGGCCACCTTCCGCACCGTAGACGTTGTTGGCTTGGACACTTTGGTACATGTCGCCAATGGTATTGCAGAAAATTGTAAGGATGATGAAAGACGGGAACAATTTACACTTCCGGATTTCATCGGAAAAATGATGGAAAATAAATGGTTCGGAAGTAAAACAGGGCAAGGCTTCTATAAAAAGGAAGGTCGGGAAATATTGGCCTTGGACCTGAACACAATGGAATACAGACCCAGTAAAAAGGCTAGTTTTGCCACTCTTGAACTCACCAAATCCATAGAAAATGTAATCGACCGATTTAAGGTGTTGGTTACCGGAAAGGACAAGGCAGGTGCCTTTTACAGAAAAAGTTTTTCCTCCTTATTTGAATATGCCTCCAATAGAATCCCTGAAATAACCGAAGAATTATATAAAATAGATGACGCCATGAAAGCAGGTTTTGCCTGGGGACATGGCCCCTTTCAAATTTGGGATGCCATAGGTGTTGAAAAAGGGATAGAAATGATGAAAGCCGAAGGTTTTCAACCGGCGGCCTGGGTTACCGAAATGATATCCTCAGGAAATAAATCATTCTACACCATTAAAGACGGGGCAACCTATTTCTACGACATTCCCAAAAAGGCGATGGCGAAAATACCAGGTCAGGATTCCTTTATCATTTTGGACAATATTAGAAAATCCAATGAGGTTTGGAAAAACTCGGGAGTTGTTATTGAGGATTTGGGCGATGGTATATTGAATGTGGAATTCCAGTCCAAAATGAACACCATTGGTGGCGATGTATTGGCCGGACTCAACAAGGCCATTGATTTGGCAGAAAAAGACTTTCAAGGTCTGGTGGTGGGCAACCAGGCACCCAACTTTTCTGTTGGCGCCAATATTGGAATGATATTTATGATGGCCGTGGAACAGGAATACGATGAGCTTAACATGGCCATAAAGATGTTTCAGGATACAATGATGCGTATGCGTTATTCATCCATTCCTACTGTTTCTGCCCCACACGGAATGACTTTGGGTGGTGGTTGTGAGTTGTCTTTACATGCCGATAAGGTTGTTGCCGCAGCTGAAACCTACATGGGGCTGGTAGAATTCGGAGTTGGGGTCATACCAGGAGGTGGTGGTTCCAAGGAAATGGCATTAAGGGCATCAGATACCTTTAGGAAAAATGATGTTGAGCTTAATGTACTTCAAGAATATTTCCTCACTATTGGAATGGCAAAAGTTTCAACATCCGCTTATGAGGCCTATGATATGGGAGTTCTTGAAAAAGGGAAAGATATAGTGGTCGTAAATAAGGACCGACAAATTGCAACAGCCAAAGCTTACGCCAAACTAATGGCAGAACAGGGCTATACCCAACCTCCAAAGAGAAAAGACGTAAAGGTTCTTGGAAAACAGGCCCTAGGTATGTTTTTGGTAGGAACGGATGCCATGGAGGACAGTAATTATATAAGTGAACACGACCATAAGATTGCCAACAAATTAGCCTATGTAATGGCCGGTGGTGACTTGTCGGAACCAACCTTGGTCACTGAACAATATCTATTGGATCTGGAACGGGAAGCATTCCTATCCCTCTGTACGGAAAGAAAAACCTTGGAACGAATACAACATATGTTGAAGACAGGGAAGCCGTTAAGAAATTAA
- a CDS encoding four helix bundle protein, which translates to MGRHNFKKLKIWQEGMEIVSENYRLTRTYPDFERFNLISQMNRSAVSIPSNISEGSSKSTNRHFIKYLENSLGSAFEWETQLIVSYNEKYLDEEKFEELETKILQIQKMIASFIDNLDK; encoded by the coding sequence ATGGGACGACATAATTTTAAGAAATTGAAAATATGGCAAGAAGGAATGGAAATTGTAAGTGAGAACTATAGGCTTACACGAACTTATCCGGATTTTGAAAGGTTTAATTTAATTAGTCAAATGAACAGATCTGCGGTTTCCATTCCATCTAATATTTCTGAAGGGTCAAGTAAAAGTACTAATAGACATTTTATTAAATATTTAGAGAATAGTCTGGGTTCTGCTTTCGAATGGGAAACTCAATTAATTGTTTCGTATAATGAAAAATATTTGGATGAAGAGAAGTTCGAAGAACTTGAAACTAAAATTTTACAAATTCAAAAAATGATTGCCTCATTTATCGACAATTTAGATAAGTAA
- a CDS encoding acetyl-CoA C-acyltransferase, protein MNKQAFIVKAYRTAVGKAPKGVFRFKRTDELAAETIAYMMNELPQLDKKRIDDVIVGNAMPEGSQGLNMARLISLMGLNIVDVPGVTVNRFCSSGIETIGIATAKIQAGMADCIIAGGAESMSAVPMTGYKTELNYDLAKAGHEDYYWGMGNTAEAVAKQFNVSREDQDEFAYNSHMKALRAQAEDRFQSQIVPIEVEQTYVDDNGKRATKKYTVTKDEGPRKGTSKEALAGLRPVFAAGGSVTAGNSSQMSDGAAFVLVMSEDMVKELKLEPIARLVNYAAAGVEPRIMGIGPVKAIPKALKQAGLKQNDIELIELNEAFASQSLAVIRELDLNNDIVNVNGGAIALGHPLGCTGAKLSVQLFDEMRKRDMKGKYGMVTMCVGTGQGAAGIFEFLN, encoded by the coding sequence ATGAACAAACAAGCATTTATAGTAAAAGCATATAGGACCGCAGTAGGAAAAGCCCCAAAAGGTGTTTTCCGTTTTAAGAGAACGGATGAGCTGGCTGCCGAAACCATAGCGTATATGATGAATGAGTTGCCACAATTGGACAAAAAACGCATTGATGACGTTATTGTTGGAAACGCTATGCCCGAGGGTTCCCAAGGTCTGAACATGGCCAGATTAATCTCTTTAATGGGACTTAATATTGTTGATGTACCGGGGGTTACGGTAAATAGATTTTGTTCTTCTGGAATAGAAACTATTGGTATAGCCACCGCCAAAATACAAGCAGGCATGGCCGACTGTATCATTGCTGGTGGAGCAGAAAGTATGAGTGCCGTTCCTATGACCGGTTATAAAACGGAGCTCAACTATGACCTTGCAAAGGCCGGTCACGAAGATTATTACTGGGGCATGGGAAATACTGCGGAAGCGGTAGCCAAACAATTTAATGTATCCCGTGAGGACCAGGACGAGTTTGCCTACAACTCGCATATGAAAGCGCTTAGGGCTCAGGCCGAGGACCGTTTTCAAAGTCAGATTGTTCCTATTGAGGTAGAACAGACCTACGTTGATGATAACGGAAAGAGGGCAACAAAAAAATACACAGTGACCAAAGATGAGGGACCACGTAAAGGAACCAGCAAGGAAGCTCTGGCAGGACTGCGTCCGGTTTTCGCCGCAGGGGGAAGTGTCACTGCCGGTAATTCCTCACAGATGAGCGATGGCGCAGCTTTTGTACTGGTAATGAGTGAAGATATGGTAAAGGAGCTAAAATTGGAACCAATTGCAAGATTGGTCAACTATGCCGCAGCCGGAGTTGAACCCAGAATCATGGGAATTGGCCCTGTAAAAGCAATTCCAAAAGCCCTAAAACAAGCCGGTCTTAAACAGAACGATATTGAATTGATAGAGCTGAACGAAGCCTTCGCTTCACAGTCATTGGCTGTAATTCGAGAGCTAGACCTAAACAATGATATAGTCAATGTAAATGGGGGGGCCATAGCTCTTGGCCACCCTTTGGGCTGTACAGGAGCCAAGTTGTCCGTTCAAC